A window of Pseudomonas guangdongensis contains these coding sequences:
- a CDS encoding bacteriohemerythrin produces MTFMPWSSELEVGIELIDQQHRWLVERTNCLYDALSVENPDLSQVGELLEGLMDYTMNHFIVEEELFQRLGYPQGEAHKAQHDRFTAQIMGLLERHESGAASGQETLSLLADWLTHHILKVDKAYVEFFRERGEG; encoded by the coding sequence ATGACGTTCATGCCATGGAGCAGCGAACTGGAAGTGGGTATCGAGCTGATCGACCAGCAGCATCGCTGGCTGGTCGAGAGAACCAACTGCCTGTACGACGCGCTGTCCGTTGAAAATCCCGACCTCTCCCAGGTCGGCGAGCTGCTGGAGGGGCTGATGGACTACACCATGAACCACTTCATCGTCGAGGAGGAGCTGTTCCAGCGTCTCGGCTATCCCCAGGGCGAGGCCCACAAGGCCCAGCACGACCGCTTCACCGCGCAGATCATGGGCCTGCTGGAGCGTCACGAGTCGGGCGCTGCCAGTGGTCAGGAAACCCTTTCGCTGCTGGCCGACTGGCTGACCCACCACATTCTCAAGGTGGACAAGGCCTATGTCGAATTCTTCCGCGAGCGCGGCGAGGGCTGA